A genomic region of Dactylococcopsis salina PCC 8305 contains the following coding sequences:
- a CDS encoding alpha amylase C-terminal domain-containing protein yields MDFISLWLAYQLNVVSPTPDLARDFSNEEMQLVFQIASTEQPSQLAEPTVEQRSATKSNSNVSSDADQEPLTVKINNLGQGLQVAFNDNNGNDLSSFWSGVLNTLRESVMRIIKTLQNLIINVPEGETEEEAELVSEPTFSQLRYLGIKDINNLTRLSAREINDFAPMAKKPVVSPDVEKLRLASVEKLDQQPKYNQFEPQVGTRFHDDGSVTLRVLVGNDFERLHVIGDFNNWGEAENLADYQLQPTAKNPHIHAVTLPPDDYHKKQYRLVDQDGEQRLDLGATMLSTPAFNERFYDTLSSEQLNSIFWKPTANQNQEQPSPLDLRGKQLTIAEADVLSLALKWQCQNPHSGFYGDTGEEHIPRLYNFVRECGLPEAMAKLGYNTVEFMPLDTHVDFWQPDAEYLPDWRYSYQTISFYGKHPDFGSPDELRQMIDAFHETDVAVLLDVVYSHYSPRGNNPPREFAPVGFSQYVGEDGNELYAGNLTEWGTRRFNYTPEVRQNLIDAGLVNLIDYGFDGLRIDNVNGIDAQPNGREFLRELTEAVDAYRPQAVVIGEGYFGDPILNRSRDAGGAGLLTTYSDRFYLWFTENLLKYTEEIDTWKLDHMLSEDWSLAMLYYPGNHDEFANPGNSFQARGRYLADAIDGGEHNQKIRSWSALTMFASSYYLDMFQLWTMQEGNLNSNSPVDWSQLTKPEVAQMVQFQGDMKRFFRSQPAFAPYNMHRNMLHWVDHENKVIVFERIDYETGQRVYAVTNLGDHAIENYALPVFPEEAKFEIALDSDREIYGGEGNNPTYTQAQDHKVEFSLDAYGVVGLVQADGYQPVPATDIPDEAPIKRTGFNDEPFYTEKYRP; encoded by the coding sequence ATGGATTTTATTTCACTGTGGTTAGCTTACCAATTAAATGTCGTTTCACCAACGCCAGACCTCGCTAGAGATTTCAGCAACGAGGAGATGCAATTGGTGTTTCAAATTGCTTCAACAGAACAACCCTCGCAACTAGCAGAACCGACAGTTGAGCAACGGTCAGCAACCAAGAGCAACTCAAATGTCTCCTCTGATGCTGACCAAGAACCGCTAACGGTTAAAATCAATAATCTAGGGCAAGGGTTGCAGGTTGCCTTTAATGATAATAATGGTAACGATTTGAGTTCCTTTTGGTCTGGCGTTTTAAACACACTCCGAGAAAGTGTGATGAGAATCATCAAGACGTTACAAAATTTAATCATCAACGTCCCTGAAGGAGAAACAGAAGAAGAAGCGGAATTGGTCTCAGAGCCAACTTTCTCTCAGTTGCGCTATCTGGGAATTAAAGATATTAATAATTTAACTCGTCTCTCTGCCAGAGAAATCAACGATTTTGCTCCCATGGCGAAAAAGCCAGTGGTGAGCCCAGATGTGGAAAAATTGCGTCTAGCTTCGGTAGAAAAACTGGATCAACAACCCAAATACAATCAGTTTGAGCCGCAAGTGGGAACAAGATTCCATGATGATGGTTCGGTAACGTTACGAGTGCTAGTAGGAAATGATTTTGAGCGCTTGCACGTGATTGGTGATTTCAATAACTGGGGAGAAGCGGAAAATTTAGCGGACTATCAATTGCAACCCACCGCCAAAAATCCCCATATCCACGCGGTAACGCTTCCGCCAGATGACTACCATAAAAAACAATATCGGCTTGTGGATCAAGATGGCGAGCAACGGTTAGATTTAGGGGCTACGATGCTCTCCACTCCCGCATTTAATGAACGCTTCTATGATACTCTCAGCAGTGAGCAACTTAATTCTATTTTCTGGAAACCCACTGCTAATCAGAATCAGGAACAGCCTTCTCCTTTGGATTTGAGAGGAAAACAATTAACGATCGCAGAAGCTGATGTTCTCTCTCTCGCCTTAAAATGGCAATGTCAAAACCCCCATTCTGGTTTTTATGGGGATACGGGAGAAGAACATATTCCCCGTTTATACAATTTTGTCCGCGAATGTGGTTTACCGGAAGCAATGGCAAAATTAGGCTATAACACAGTGGAATTTATGCCTCTGGATACCCATGTTGATTTCTGGCAACCTGACGCGGAATATCTTCCAGACTGGCGTTATAGCTATCAAACGATTAGTTTTTATGGGAAACATCCCGACTTTGGAAGTCCCGATGAATTGCGTCAGATGATTGATGCGTTCCATGAAACTGATGTTGCGGTGTTATTAGATGTGGTTTATAGTCACTATTCCCCGCGTGGGAATAATCCTCCCCGTGAATTTGCTCCTGTGGGATTTTCTCAGTATGTGGGAGAAGATGGAAACGAATTATATGCGGGAAATTTGACGGAATGGGGAACTCGTCGCTTTAATTACACTCCAGAAGTTCGTCAAAATCTCATTGATGCTGGTTTGGTGAATTTGATTGATTATGGGTTTGATGGCTTGCGGATTGATAATGTCAATGGAATTGATGCTCAACCGAATGGACGAGAGTTTCTCCGAGAGTTGACGGAAGCGGTTGATGCTTATCGCCCACAAGCGGTAGTGATTGGAGAAGGTTACTTCGGTGATCCAATCTTGAATCGATCGCGGGATGCGGGTGGTGCTGGCTTACTCACCACTTACAGCGATCGGTTTTATCTCTGGTTTACGGAAAATCTGCTGAAATATACCGAGGAAATCGACACTTGGAAATTAGACCATATGCTTTCCGAAGATTGGTCTTTGGCGATGTTATATTATCCAGGCAACCATGATGAGTTTGCCAATCCAGGAAACTCCTTCCAAGCAAGAGGTCGCTATTTAGCAGATGCCATAGATGGGGGAGAACATAACCAGAAAATTCGTTCTTGGTCAGCATTAACCATGTTTGCTAGTTCCTATTATTTAGATATGTTCCAACTGTGGACAATGCAAGAAGGGAACTTAAACAGCAATTCACCTGTGGACTGGTCGCAATTGACGAAGCCAGAAGTGGCGCAAATGGTGCAGTTTCAAGGGGATATGAAACGATTTTTCCGTTCTCAACCCGCGTTTGCTCCTTATAATATGCACCGTAATATGTTGCACTGGGTCGATCACGAAAATAAAGTGATTGTCTTTGAGCGCATCGACTACGAAACGGGACAACGGGTTTATGCGGTGACGAATTTAGGGGATCACGCGATCGAGAATTACGCGCTCCCTGTCTTCCCCGAAGAGGCGAAATTTGAGATTGCTTTAGACAGCGATCGAGAAATTTACGGCGGTGAAGGAAACAATCCGACCTATACCCAAGCGCAAGATCATAAGGTAGAGTTTTCTTTGGACGCTTATGGGGTTGTGGGTTTAGTCCAAGCTGACGGTTATCAACCCGTACCAGCAACAGACATTCCCGATGAAGCACCCATCAAGCGGACTGGCTTCAATGATGAGCCATTCTACACTGAAAAATACCGTCCGTAA